One window from the genome of Pedobacter schmidteae encodes:
- a CDS encoding Fic family protein — protein MKYPINPDRNKPWNELPLLPIAKGLYEDIEIYSLLGNAKASLGRLQGRSIAIPNQGLLINSISLQEAKASNAIENIFTTDDELYKAYSEQQTKQLEGPAKEILNYREALWLGYEYLQGEQLFDEAYFIKMYRTVSQFSDGIRPPVAQIYIKEGGSGLNAGKASYTPPRGAGIIETKLKNLIDFLNDDQQYPIDPLLKMVIGHFQFEAIHPFRDGNGRTGRIFNIHYLTKKGLLDYPILFLSRYIMDHKDDYYSTLSGIAQKGNWKNWFLFMLKAVEVTANLTYNKINDIIAAKDAILDEIINQGNVSRPESLVSTLFTEPFTRVKHLTDRGLYAENTARKYLDELSAVGILEKRMIQGNSYYLNLELYRILSE, from the coding sequence ATGAAGTATCCTATAAATCCCGACAGAAACAAGCCCTGGAACGAACTGCCACTGCTTCCCATAGCTAAAGGACTTTATGAAGACATTGAAATCTATTCGCTACTCGGAAATGCTAAAGCCTCATTAGGTAGGTTACAAGGGCGTAGCATTGCCATTCCAAACCAGGGATTATTGATCAATTCTATTAGTTTACAAGAAGCAAAGGCTTCAAATGCCATAGAGAATATATTTACAACCGACGACGAGCTCTATAAAGCATATAGTGAACAGCAGACCAAACAATTGGAAGGCCCCGCCAAAGAGATCTTGAATTACAGAGAAGCACTTTGGTTAGGCTACGAATATTTACAGGGTGAACAACTATTTGACGAAGCATACTTTATCAAAATGTATAGGACAGTAAGCCAATTTAGCGATGGGATAAGACCTCCTGTAGCTCAGATTTACATTAAAGAGGGTGGCTCTGGTTTAAATGCCGGAAAAGCTTCCTATACTCCGCCACGAGGTGCCGGCATTATAGAAACCAAACTGAAGAATCTAATTGATTTTTTAAATGATGACCAGCAATATCCAATTGACCCATTGCTAAAAATGGTTATTGGACATTTTCAATTTGAAGCGATTCACCCCTTCAGGGATGGCAATGGTAGAACCGGAAGGATATTTAACATTCACTACCTTACAAAAAAGGGTCTACTGGATTATCCGATACTATTCCTGAGCCGATACATTATGGATCATAAAGACGACTATTATTCTACTCTTTCCGGAATAGCACAAAAAGGCAACTGGAAAAACTGGTTCCTTTTTATGTTGAAGGCAGTAGAGGTAACTGCTAATCTCACTTACAATAAGATTAATGACATTATAGCTGCCAAAGATGCTATCCTGGATGAAATTATCAATCAAGGCAACGTAAGCCGACCAGAATCTCTGGTCAGTACCTTATTTACTGAGCCCTTTACAAGGGTAAAACACCTTACCGACAGAGGTCTTTATGCGGAGAACACTGCCCGTAAATACCTTGATGAATTATCTGCTGTCGGAATCCTTGAAAAAAGAATGATACAGGGGAACAGCTATTATCTGAACCTGGAGCTCTACAGAATTCTTTCAGAATAA